Genomic segment of Plasmodium brasilianum strain Bolivian I chromosome 8, whole genome shotgun sequence:
tatttaaattattcatattttttaatttataatttttctttaaattaaacataaaagtatattctgaatgaaaacaaaatcttaagttcaaaatatataaatattttttttttcataaagtGCAAGTTAAAATAggtatatcaaaaaaaaaatattaagggcatttgttatatattataaataatgacatatatacacagcatatatataatatatatatttatatatatgcaaaattattatttatctgTAAAATTGAGTATGAATGGATGTGAAAAgagtaaaaaaggaataacgaatttgttaatatggcttaataattttcttaaatagtaaaattacaaaaattcttaaaatatattgtgctgcataattaaaattccacatttatatatgcgcaATTAAATGTACTTATACTGTAAGTACTGTTATACTATATTGTGTATAcgtacatttaaatatatatattatatatatatattatttatttatgcatatatatattaacgtATGTATCAATGTATCAGCATATACTACATAACacaataagaataatattatataactcTGTAGCATATAcctattatataatatataacaaaatttaaaacagtattatttttttatacataatcATTTTAATTGTTCCGCCAAAAGAAATTTATGGGAAAAACAAAacttcttttatataaaattatcattttcaaatatttaaataaattaataaaatgtaattttttccgttttaattttttattttaaaaaaatatggaataaTAAGGGGGCGtaagatattttaaatggaatatatatatttttttttccttttatttataaacacaaataaatatacaaatttatatttttatatatgcatatatatacctttacgcatttaaaaaatgatatataaaaaatgcttATTCAAagaatattcttttattatgcatattCAGGAACATCTAAttgtttcttttcttttaaaatttttcaataacATACAGaataccataaaaaaaaaaaaaaaaaaggcaataTAACAGAACGGTGTAATATGTTTTTGTGTTCAAGTAAACATCCTAAATATACAAACaaatacacatgtacatatattaaatgtatatttaaacatgaaataaaaaatggatatgaaagtttcatttttagaaaaatatgacataaacttaaaaaaaggttcacaaaataatagtaataatcataaaagtatacaaatataatatctTATAGAGACTAATAAAATTGTATGAACATTTTCTGTGAGTCTCATCTGCATTTAAACGTACATCACATgcgtacatgtatgtatacatgtgtatgtagatacaaatataatattatagtgAATTAGACGAATGCATAAATAACATATGTAGATAGCATTTCTTTGAAAACTTTATAAAGTTtagaaacaaaattataagagtattaaacatttatttagaaaaatcaTTTGAACAAATTAGAATAATCTAATTTACAATAGAACAaacgaacaaaaaaaaaaaaaaaaaaaaaaattatcgaatattttaaaattttcaattataAGGTTCAAACATTAAGAGGGGTAAGATAGAACGTTATTAAaaggtatatgtatatatgcctcccatatataaaagaatcaACAAAATTCAAGTCTGTACATTATGTGTATAcctaataaaattaacagacacatcaaataaaaaaattaatcaaaAATTGCTCTGTTCGAAGTAAATGCAAAAAtacaataagaaaaaaacatatgCAATGACAGCGTCACAACCAAGTTTAAAATTtaagattatatatatatgataaaacaTCTAAAACATCAGcgtataaaaacaaatatatgtacaacaTGATGAATATTAATAACAGCTTAACACTCGAATCAATTGATGCAATTcctataaaatatgtacacaaaaaaattatgcaaatGCTTGTGAAATCAATCAAAATTTTATCCTATGTTTCTTGTCTTTTTCTCCTCTATAAGTTTAATAACAAGCAAATTCAGCATTGCATTAACGAAAAAAACTGTCTTAATTTACCTTCTGATAAAAACATTATGTATctcttattttgtttatgtatacatatgtacatgtgttaTATTTAGGTACACACTTATGcgaaatgtatatatataatatatatcatattaatCATGTTTGCATACATTATAGCTGAACATTCGCAATATTGGGGTGTagggaaaaattaaataaattaaacacattataaaaaaattctatatattcttccaaaaaaaaatactaaaaaggcaaggaaatatatagtacttgtttatacatacattattaacaaaacaaattatattgtttatttttttcctatttatatgtaaaaagcTGACGTTCACATAATAAATTCTGTAATTTATATgctaaatatatacatgccgGCTTTATATCGACGTATgtgtacaaatatttatatgcatgaTATCTTTTATacgtatttatgtacatatgtaagtataagcacatatatatatatatattagcataaacaaaagtataaatatatgtaattaagtatgtatacatgtaaggacatatataagtatacgtgtacatataaatatatgtatatataagtattacATGTATGAGCTCCTGCACAGATGTACGTGGATGCTCAAAAATGAATGAAGTAGTTTGCATAAAAGAAACAAAGGCGACAAGCTAACAATATACAAAATGTAAACAAGGAAATAACTTTTCTTCgtgtaaataaatttatttatagatAAGCGTATTCATAGctttataacaaaaattaaaaataaaagggcTATATGTATTATTCTCAAGTGAGAATAATACATTTCAAAATGATACAAACGCATATAGATAAAACAACTTAATaacttattaatttataaatgccTATTATTTCTGTTTACCTATTTACATAGTTGCTTTTAGTTgtttcatatttaaataagaatgcaatatgaaaaaaaaaaaaaaaaaaaaaaaaaaaaaaaaaaaaaaaaaaaaaaaaaaaaaaaaggaataacaataagaaaatatacacTATTATATCATGGTACAAAAAGTGATAAATGCAGAAAGCTATTTATTGcctcaaaataatatatcattatacACGTTTTTGATGCaccattttttgttattttaacataaatGCACATATGCATAGATTTACCTAAATGTAAGAGATAATACGAggatgatttaaaaaaaaagaaaaagaaacgtatacataaacatatcaTAAACATGAACACACACACAACGTCATACACGTTAGAAGggttatttacaaaaatgcaACTTTGTAATCCTacaatgtatattattaccatttaaataaaaaaatataaaatataaaaaattgcttATTCCGCTTTACGCTAAACATTCTTTACCTAAGTTAAcaagaacatatatattattgaacacataatattttaaaaatataatatatagcacaataaataaaaaagcatttCGCCGCTtcgtataatttttaaaaattacttcagtgcatatacatatatatatatatatatcatgcATTATCatgttcctttttattacttgttttatttttctatataaaataaatacatttattttgaCCCAGTTTAattatctttctttttttttttacttaatataATGCATTgcattataaatttacattaacaagtcataaaaaaaaagaaaattttggtgaacttcaaaaaaaacaaaactgTACATGTATTAcgcacataatatatataatacatgtatatatgtattgtacgtacgtatgtatgtgaaAGCACATATTTATTCGTTCATGCAgcttttttccatttattatattttaacgaTGTCGTGACTTAGGATTATAGTTATTATTAAGTTGgtttgttaataaaaagtataagagcttttttttttttttttttcatttcttccatttttgtGTTCTATATTTCAGTGCCacttatttatgtttatgtaaaatttgttatatatgtaataaactgaactatatttttaaaacttttataatgaatatatatgcttatgaAAAACAGTATATAATAgccatttaaaattttacccTTTTATAAGCGTATACATTTAAGCATATACGTAtgagtatatacatatatgaatatatatataaatatgtaaacatatacGAGTACAAACATAGAAGTTCGTGAACATAATATTGTGTATATCTACAAATAcgtaaacatataaatacatgtatatataaaagcatGAACATCTAAGAAAACAGgcatataaatgcataaatttCCTTATGTATAAGCAATTAAACGTATAAAGGCCTATGATACACCCATGTTTACAACACTTTCGTGCGTGTACCATGACCAAAATTAGCATAACAGTAAATATAGGGACGTATTTCCAAACTGTATAATTATTccttttacataattttttttttttttttcttttttccgtGTGGAAAAAGCAAACCAGAAGATTAactatataatgaataactcacaaaattttgatatacataatttaagaaaaataggAAGAATAGGAATAAGTATTGGAGCAATACTTGGAGTAACTTCATTTAGTAGTTGGTTATTTAACAACAGTTTATATAATGTAGAAGCAGGTAAAAGAgcgataaaatataatagattATTTGGActatcaaataaaatatatggtGAAGGTACCCACTTTTTAATTCCATATTTTGAAAGATCGATAATTTATGATGTTAGAACTAAACCAAGGGTGTTAATGTCCTTAACAGGGTCGAGAGATTTGCAGATGGTTAATATAACGTGTCGTGTATTATCTAGACCTAATGAAGATAAATTAGTGGAAATCTATAGAACATTAGGAAAAGAATATGATGAAAAAGTATTACCTTCTATTATTAATGAAGTTTTAAAAAGTGTGGTAGCACAGTACAATGCTTCTCAATTAATTACTCAAAGAGAAGTAGTAAGTAAATCTGTGAGAGAACAATTAGTTCAAAGGGCTAAGGATTTTAATATTCTACTGGATGATGCATCCATAACACACTTGAGTTTTAGTAATGAGTATGAAAAAGCTGTAGAAGCTAAACAGGTAGCCCAACAAGAAGCTGAAAGAAGTAAATATGTTGTTTTAAAAGcggaacaagaaaaaaaatcaacAATTATTAAAGCGCAAGGAGAAGCTGAAGTAGCGAAACTCATAGGGTTAGCTGTTAAGGATAACCCTGCTTTTatggaattaaaaaaaattgaattgtCGAAAGAAGTTTCGAATATCATTTCTAAATGTCAAAATAAAGTTATGCTTTCTGCAGATTCACTACTGATAAATTTTGTCAAGTGAATTCACAGGGGGGGgggaaaaaatacatacaccTACGTgcgtataagtatatatatataaatatatatatatatatatatatatatatatatattggttTATCTTTCATTCAGTGTGTATCCATATACACATGCGTGCATACatgcacacatacacacatgcacatatacatacataaacatctatacacacatgtacaCATCTGCTCCCAGTTAGGAACATTCTTCccttaattatatttaagcattaatttttgttcattcatatatttaaggAGTAACTTTTTCTGCTTATATATGCCATTTCAAAAATGCAGGTATTATCATCTTTCAGTTTATATAACAGCTATCATTTTAATGTGGTACTATATTATGCACTTGTACTTAAATTTTGCTATTCCATTCGTCTTTtgataaattttgttttaattacTAAGCACAATGAAATATACCtactaatttttaatttgtagtTTTTCAactaacttttttttaaaatatttttttaagttaacTTTTTGTGCTGTGCAGATtcccaatttttttttcatttttttacaacCATTTCCCTGAACTATTCCTTTTCTTCCTCACAAAATATCAACTGTATATTCATCTCGTCCTATTCATTtgaagtgtatatataagaaaagaaaaaatacgtAAAAATAGATCAATCAGtcaatatgtatatatagaattcagtatgctattattataatgcCTTATTGAAATGTGAATTTTTTTCGGATATACATAAGAGTGTACCATATTGAACTTTTGTAATGAATTTAAGTAGAGGTTAGAACAAGCTAAACTGAATATTGCAAAGATGTAGTTCTATTTTTCCACTTTTACTGTGTTCCACTAGTATGAATACTACACTTTTAAAATGTCCTATTTTGTAATGTACATACGATATAACATTTTCTTCAATGCAAGGGGAATATCTCTAATACATGTGTAGTATATCTTCcgtgtgtgtatatttatatatatgcacaatttttttttttttttttttttttcttcttacaTCAAGTTCCGTTAAGCTATCAGGGTAGTTCAGAAAGTAGCTATAATATTCGCATGacctgaaaaaaaaaaattttgtttttacataTGGCTAGTTAGTTACcttgtcattttttttttttttttttttttttttggattaAAAAGGGCTCATCATTTTTTAGTTATTATGATGTTAGTGTGAACAAGagataaattttcattttaagtCTTAAAAAAGCCCTTttagttattatatataagaatatatacttCATTATGACGTAAGATCGTGTGTTATTATAATGTAAGACGGATTAGTATTATCGTTTAAAGTGTTTTTATGCATTAGGGTAAATGGAAGAATAGTTATACTCCAAGTGCTTACCTTATTTGATACGTTTTGGAACaccatttatgtatatgagAGGCATAATGAATTTTCTGGTTTTTGTAGAACTCAAAACTGCTATTATTTAGTGGCTcttttagaatttttttttttttgattcaGTATCTATCTCCGCCACAAAACCTTGTAActcatttttacttaatttgcatatttcttttatgtcaataattttctttttctgatTTGACTCCAGCAGGGTTTCAATGAAATCGATTATTTTTAAGTGTTCTACATGGgggaaaggaaaatatacacatatatgtatttatatatatatatatatatatatgcagatTCACATTAACTTACTGCAATCTAAAAAATGCCGTTATAGagaatttcattttttttttttttccatgtaccttcatttttttcatctaaCACCTTGAACAACTTTGTTAATGTACGTTCGACTAATTCTAAGGCAGGTATGTTCGTCTACAAAAAGGGTAAAGGTGATAGAGACGAAAATATTCAAGCAAAATTATGTTCTGAGAATGGCTACTTTTCATATTTGCCTTATCGTTAATTTATCTATATGGTATCAACCGCGCTTAACGTACTCTCATTTTTTGCTtggtttttctttttcctttttacaccttttcattctttttattagtctttttccttttagaGGGACCATTCGATTCTTCTTTTTGAAACTcctctttcttttctttttcgtctgttattatattgtatatcATCTGCATATTTTCCAATTTTAtactattaataataatagtgatGGAAACCTTTAGAAATAGAACTACATCTAGCTCTAAATTTTCATCGAAATTTAAGGAGGACAGGATTATATGAATAGTGTTTTTATTTAGGTATAATTTATCACAAGAATCTAAAACACTCTTGCAATCAAATATATGcatcttctttttattttttaaacccttctttattaattcttCGCACAAATACTTTTGCAGCAATTTCTTGTCCCTTTCAAATATACTGTTTTTTATGGCTTCAAATCTATGGAATGTACATGAACGTGAACATGTGAAGGCTGCACGGGGGCGTTGTGTTATGTATAATGAACCACCCGCAATGACGAGTGCAGAATGACGAATGATAATTAGCGAAtgacaaaaaagaaaactttttaaaaaaatatgcttatAATGGATGCAAatccttcatttttttctttttttaatatgctGTTTTTTCAAGGTGTGCAGTGCAGTACGAATCATTTTACCTTAATCTTAGGATAGTTTCTTTAATGTTCTTATAATACACATAGTTATCATCGttgtaatgaaaaatatggagtaatattttatattcttgtCTTGATAAAATGTGATCATTTTGTTcaagtatttttttcaaattcgTTCGGTGAATATACCCACTATCAGATAGATCAAATTTTTTGAActgttgaaaaaaaatatcatacataaaatttaattcattttcataACAAACATACATTAATTGCTTATACAAAAGTAAATTGTCTAAACTCATAATGCTAAATTGTtctctgtttttttttaattcatataaatatcttGGTAagctatttatataattgttgtaatatatacatccattttcttcttcatcagcataagatatatatagtaagaaatcataataattatcagtaaaaataaatttataatattcattgtctttgttaaaaaggaaatattcaGAATTAAGCGGTACCTTATATGActcttcaaaaaatatattatagtcattaaaattattatttttatatatactaatatcTTTAATAAGATCCACCTCTTTATTACtaacattaaataaattagataaatactttttatcatcttttctatttattttcttattttttgttttatttttttgaacactattttgtaaatataattctttttcattagTACTGTCATCTGTGTTTGTCCCTGTGCTTGTGCTTGATACCTCATCTtgttcacaaaaaaaatacctGTAAGAAGAGTTTGCAAAATCGatgtcttctttttcttcatcttGTCTCATCTGTTCTAAATAACGACGGCTAATACACATTTTGTGGTTCACCATTTTTAGTATTTCGACGTAGTAGTTATGTTTTAGTttaccttaaaaaaaaaaaaaatcatacgAATTAAACAAAGCTGTAATGTGTCTAGCTGTAAAGGCTCTTTTGGAAGGgacatcatatatatataggggaaaaaggaggaaaaaaaaacatcacgaaaatatattctattCTTTCcgctttctttttttttcttatttctcatatttttaatatttgtcatatttttaatatttctcatatttttaatatttctcttatttttcgtattttttttttttttcttatttttccattttgtatTGGTGTGTACCCTTTTTGTTAATGTCCACGTCTGTGAAGTAGTAGTAGAGGTTACTTTTCAAAAAAGACAACACTTCATTTAATTTgtcattttcttcattttttgtaattcttATTTCCGATTCGTTATCATTGCTATCTGGAGTATTGAAATCTGCTTGAGAATTAGTATGGTCTAACTCGTATATATCTTcataaaatgattttttgTGTATCACATTTTCCGTTTTcaaacattttttctttctttcttttaataatttttcgttCTCGTCCTTTTTTCGGCCTTCTTCTCTTTCTTCTTTAATTTGgcttaaaattatttcaatgTTACTTTCACTAGCGGGTTTAATAAACCTAGTTCTCATGTACCTGAAAAGGGGtaataatagcaaaaaaaaaaaaaaaaaaaaaaaaaaataataaaaaatataataatagctCCTACTATATTTTTCCACGATTAttagcaaaaatatattttaattactcTGATGTTAAATCTATGTTTCCTCTCAATTTTTGTTTGTCCTTTATCAGTCTAACATTAAAATGAAGGAAGAAAGGGAATGCACATTAGATGTAGTAAGCCATGGCATGAATTATCATtggattttttaaaataatatttttgtatatagtataatatgttatattgtattatattgtaccatataatattgtattgtatttcttttattttcttttttgctaTTACATATCATCTGTCGttttatgatattatattacttatCAATCCAGGCTTCGTAGTTTAGATTCATATCTAACGTTCTTGtcaaattttcattttcaaatttaaaagttacaaaatatttttcattaattttaggAAGTGTACTAAAGTCTTTTAAGTCTATTAAATTAACTTCTGTTATGGTGAAAAATGCACTTATCGTACACTTCGATATAGactcattttcattttggtaaaaaaatatgacgTTATAACTGCATGTATTATAGGgaggaaaggaaaaaaaaaaaaaaaataaaagaaatttcaaatctttttttttttttttttttttttttgttcttttttttatttcctttatgTGTTACATAAGATTTAGAAATTGCATAATATGTGGCTCTTACTAGTTTTCTTGTTTTTCGTCATCTTTTCCCTTGatgtatattttgtatgCATATCTGAGTTGTATTGaacacatatttatgtatatatgcatatgtgtatgcatgtatttatgtatatgtgtatgcacGCGTGTTTATACATCCATATaataacacatttttttttcacctcCAAATTGTGATTACCTGTTTGTCCATGTctttattatacttattaataattcaattttttggTCCATCTctgatctttttttttatgcaatatatttcaaaatataaaattttatagagTGCCAACAGAGATAGTGTAAATACTGgtattattaaatgtattattattcgtattattattattttttttttttataataaatttaattgtGCCGGTTTATcgtattattttgaaaaagctactaaacaattaatattttgtacgTAATTATTTTTCGCCTTATCAGCTACTCTTTGCCTCTACATTacgtgcacatatatatatatatatatatatatataatacttattaacaattttttcctttttgcaAGGTATTAATGTTTAGCTATATACACATTATATGATTAGCTGAACTTATACGATAACATATTTAAacagaagagaaaaaaaaaaatgaaaggtATCTACATATAGTATTATACATTACGTATGTAAATTCTTATTATAAAGTATCGGTAcgacaaaaacaaaaaaagtcGGAAAGGTAATCCATGAATGGTAGTCCACTTACAGTCATTAACATGCGAATGAAAATACCTCATTAGAAGcttcaaaattattatcttttattttgaagGGGAAAGAACATATATGGAAAAAGAGATAGCGAAATATACAAGCTTATTTACAAACAATTTGACAAAATTTCTCCTAGTTTGAAGacagggaaaaaaaaaaaaaaaaaattgtaaaataaaataaaaattaggTATGACTAGggtaaaaataagataagACTAAAATATGATTATCACAAAATAAGCTAAAATTATCAAGAAATAAGATGAAATCACGCTAAAACTAAAAACCCGAAAAAACACTACATAAGcaacaaaaatttaaaacttaaaaaaaaatatattacgcGATAAACAcacacagaaaaaaaaaaaaaaaaaaaagaaaaagaaacattCCTAATTCTGTTAATCATAAttttaagtaatataaaaaagagtcATTAATTTGCGTTGTAAAGTATCATATCATATTCCAGTTTGCCCTTAAAGGAGctacgtatgcatatatatatatacatgtatgtagcGAAAAACGTCATCCACACACAACAGCTActtcatacttttttttttttttttttactctcAAATTTGAATTCTCATTAAAATTCCAATTCGAAGTCTAATGCCTTTTATATATGAGTGTGTAGACATTTTGGTCTTACTTTATGTGTGAATAGAAGG
This window contains:
- a CDS encoding prohibitin 2, whose protein sequence is MNNSQNFDIHNLRKIGRIGISIGAILGVTSFSSWLFNNSLYNVEAGKRAIKYNRLFGLSNKIYGEGTHFLIPYFERSIIYDVRTKPRVLMSLTGSRDLQMVNITCRVLSRPNEDKLVEIYRTLGKEYDEKVLPSIINEVLKSVVAQYNASQLITQREVVSKSVREQLVQRAKDFNILLDDASITHLSFSNEYEKAVEAKQVAQQEAERSKYVVLKAEQEKKSTIIKAQGEAEVAKLIGLAVKDNPAFMELKKIELSKEVSNIISKCQNKVMLSADSLLINFVK
- a CDS encoding hypothetical protein (conserved Plasmodium protein), with amino-acid sequence MDQKIELLISIIKTWTNRYAYKIYIKGKDDEKQENYYNVIFFYQNENESISKCTISAFFTITEVNLIDLKDFSTLPKINEKYFVTFKFENENLTRTLDMNLNYEAWIDKLIKDKQKLRGNIDLTSEYMRTRFIKPASESNIEIILSQIKEEREEGRKKDENEKLLKERKKKCLKTENVIHKKSFYEDIYELDHTNSQADFNTPDSNDNESEIRITKNEENDKLNEVLSFLKSNLYYYFTDVDINKKGKLKHNYYVEILKMVNHKMCISRRYLEQMRQDEEKEDIDFANSSYRYFFCEQDEVSSTSTGTNTDDSTNEKELYLQNSVQKNKTKNKKINRKDDKKYLSNLFNVSNKEVDLIKDISIYKNNNFNDYNIFFEESYKVPLNSEYFLFNKDNEYYKFIFTDNYYDFLLYISYADEEENGCIYYNNYINSLPRYLYELKKNREQFSIMSLDNLLLYKQLMYVCYENELNFMYDIFFQQFKKFDLSDSGYIHRTNLKKILEQNDHILSRQEYKILLHIFHYNDDNYVYYKNIKETILRLRFEAIKNSIFERDKKLLQKYLCEELIKKGLKNKKKMHIFDCKSVLDSCDKLYLNKNTIHIILSSLNFDENLELDVVLFLKVSITIIINSIKLENMQMIYNIITDEKEKKEEFQKEESNGPSKRKKTNKKNEKTNIPALELVERTLTKLFKVLDEKNEEHLKIIDFIETLLESNQKKKIIDIKEICKLSKNELQGFVAEIDTESKKKKF